In Eucalyptus grandis isolate ANBG69807.140 chromosome 4, ASM1654582v1, whole genome shotgun sequence, the following proteins share a genomic window:
- the LOC120292465 gene encoding uncharacterized protein LOC120292465, giving the protein MSIFKLPTSLCKLVEQEISGFWWKTDPNKVGVHWKKWDLLKTDKDGGGLGFRDLMAFNKAMLGKQAWRLIHQPGSLWGQVFKGLYFHSVNFQKIARGTRPLWGWQSLLLGREAILPHINWSVGDGMHIRIREDKWLPIGTIGGPVTREEPERVANLIDPLTQTWNLPLIQQLFNTPRIDVWITERATNQRLIPGLATIAQILWQVWCMRNSWIFRHRPPDPHRAVDDALALSSLQSSSVVSNFSTGRSRTGAAIVDTVHLWKPPERDFLKCNIDGSYYPSSQEGMMACFSRNHQGILTDVYTKWFLAASAFQLEVQALTFTLHHLRNQGIYMGKIVIESDSQILVDIVHGKKKSPWEERSLFNEIAALLPGYPSVRQRLHCGEANGAADWAAKAHGRLDLAHNWNIFTPYILQDLVAADAIASGCTLTNA; this is encoded by the exons atgtccatTTTCAAGCTGCCAACATCTTTGTGTAAACTTGTTGAACAGGAAATTTCCGGATTTTGGTGGAAAACTGACCCAAACAAGGTTGGTGtgcattggaagaaatgggattTGCTAAAAACTGATAAGGATGGTGGAGGACTCGGATTTCGAGATTTGATGGCTTTCAACAAAGCGATGCTTGGGAAGCAGGCTTGGCGACTAATCCACCAACCTGGCTCGTTGTGGGGTCAAGTTTTTAAGGGGTTGTATTTTCATTCGGTGAATTTCCAAAAGATAGCTAGAGGTACACGACCTTTATGGGGATGGCAGAGTCTCCTTCTCGGCCGAGAGGCCATCCTACCTCATATCAATTGGTCGGTTGGGGATGGCATGCATATACGGATTCGGGAAGATAAGTGGCTACCTATCGGCACAATAGGTGGACCGGTAACTAGGGAGGAGCCAGAACGGGTGGCCAATCTTATTGATCCTCTCACCCAAACATGGAATCTTCCTCTGATTCAACAGCTATTCAATACTCCG AGGATTGATGTATGGATCACGGAACGGGCAACAAATCAAAGGCTCATACCTGGTTTGGCAACAATAGCACAGATCTTGTGGCAAGTCTGGTGTATGCGCAACAGCTGGATTTTTCGCCATAGACCACCGGATCCCCATCGAGCGGTGGATGACGCCCTTGCCCTGTCCAGCCTCCAATCTTCCTCAGTTGTGAGCAACTTTAGCACAGGTAGATCCAGAACAGGGGCGGCTATTGTTGACACCGTCCATCTGTGGAAACCTCCAGAACGCGACTTCCTCAAATGCAATATCGATGGATCTTACTACCCAAGTAGCCAAGAAGGAATGATGGCATGTTTTAGTCGAAATCATCAGGGTATCCTAACAGATGTCTACACCAAGTGGTTTCTAGCAGCCTCAGCATTTCAATTGGAAGTTCAAGCGCTCACCTTCACTCTACATCATCTGAGGAATCAAGGCATCTACATGGGAAAGATAGTAATTGAATCTGACAGTCAGATCTTGGTCGATATCGTCCACGGGAAGAAGAAGTCACCATGGGAAGAAAGATCGCTCTTCAATGAAATTGCAGCTCTGCTCCCCGGATACCCTAGCGTGCGTCAGCGGTTACATTGCGGGGAGGCCAATGGAGCAGCCGACTGGGCTGCCAAGGCCCATGGCAGACTTGACCTAGCCCATAATTGGAACATCTTTACTCCTTACATTTTGCAGGATCTTGTTGCTGCTGATGCAATAGCGTCGGGATGTACTTTGACGAATGCATAA